A segment of the Aureliella helgolandensis genome:
ATCCCACGTCGCTTGGCCGCCGGCGCGAGTCACCTCCCCACGTGCAGGGACAACGTATCGAGGGTCGGGTGTCGCGCCGGTAGTATTTTGGCGTTCGCTCCTGGTGTTGCTACGCAACTACGGAATGCGAGTGCAAGACTTGGTGGCCTACGCTCGGCACAAGAGCCCGCTGAAGTGGAAGGACATCACTTTCGATCCCCAGTCACCGAATCCGGAATCACTGGAGTCGTGGCCATTGGGTTGGCTTTACTATCGGGCAAGCAAGACCGAAGAGTCCTCTGGCCGCGAGTACTATTTGCCGATGACCCCAAGTGCGAGGGCAGCCATCGATCGGATGCGAGCCGGTGCCTTTGCAGCGAATGGCGGCACAGTGCCACCGGATGCGTTAGTGTTCAACTGCCCTCGGTCGCACGGTCTAACTCGGCAATTCAAGGACTTGCAATCACAGGGCAAAGTAGCCACGCGAGCTGGAGTTCCGTACGTCATGGAAGACTTCCGCAAGACCGTCGCAACATACTCCAGCTTGATTCACGACGATCTACCCCATGCGCTTTGCGGGTGGGGTGGTGGCGGGATCAAGCACAAGCACTACCAGCAGCCCGAGCCGCTGCTGGTCCGCAAGTTGTCCCTATGCCCGCTGCCCGAATGTTTCGGCGAGTGGGTGGATCCAAACCACGTTGCGTCAGTAGACGCGTTTCTGCGGTCAATCTAACCGCCGTCGCTGTGACAGACGCTTGGCATCGCAAGCTCTCACAGCTGACCAACACCACCTAGCACTCTCTTTCCAAGAGTTTGTCCAACTCCCAGCCGGGGGCAGGCTGCGCATTGAGTGAACGGCATTGGGATGGCTATGCCGTGGCGGGTTCGAGTCCCGCAGCAGCCTTTGTTCAATAGTTTTTCAGTAGTTTTCCCACAACCACAAGCGAAGGAATGCGGCATGTTAGTGCTCAAACGAAAACCGGGCGAATCGGTCGAGATCGAAGGGGGCGTGCGGGTGATCATCAACCGGATCTCCGGTGGCAATGTCTCGATCGGTATTGAGGCCCCAGCAGATGTCAAGATTCTGCGTACTGAGCTGGGCAAGTTTGCGGAGGCCTTAGCCACCCCGGAACCACCGACGCCAAGGCGTGACTATGTCACGTGTTTCGAACCGATGCGACGAGCGGCCTAGTGCCATGGCGTTGATCGAGGTCGAAGTAGCTTGTTACTCGCTCTTAGCTGGTGAAGATCCGGTCGAGTGCGAACGCTGCAGAAAACCGGCGAAGCATCTGTTTTGCTTGGACCGTCCGCATCCACAAATACGTTGGATGCGGGCGGCGCTCTGCGATGAGCACCGAAAAGAGTTCGAGGAATCGAGTAGCGAGATTCGCTTTAGTTGATCGAGGCGATCACACAACGCAGGGAAGGGGCTGGAATGGAAATCTACGTGGATGGTTCGAATCTGATTCACAAGCTGTGGCATGTGTGCGAGAACGTCACCCAAGTCGTCAACGGAATGCAACGGCAGCTGAGCGCGATCGAAAGGGAGTACAAGCCCGACTTCCTCCGCGTGGCACTCGACGCACCTGGCGGTACCTGGCGGCATGAGCTAGTGCCCACCTACAAAGCCCAGCGAGGCAAGAAACCCGAGGGGCTGCAGACTCTGCTGAACTCAGCCGAGCAGCTGCTGGGGCATTGGTGCACCGCCAGCGTTGCTGGTCATGAGGCGGACGACATTATCGCGACCTGGTGCCACCGGGCAAACCTCAGCGGTACCCAAGCGGTGATCGTGTCCGCCGACAAGGATCTCTACCAGCTGCTGCGCAAAGACTTGCACGTAATCCTGCGGAGTTTCCGCACCAACGTCGGTAAGGTGACGCAAGAGGATTGGTTCAACCACGACGCGTTCGCAACACGCTGGGCCATGCTGCCCGTGCAGTGGCCGCAGTACCGAGCCTTGGTCGGTGACAAATCGGACAACATGCCTGGAGTCAACTCGATCGGCGAACGGTACGCCATGACGTTGATGGGCCGCTATTTGACGATCGAGGATTGCGTGACTGCGATCCGTCGCTTCGAAACGACTGGAATGCCGCAGAAGCAAGAGCGAGCCCTGCTGGCTGCGTGGGACTCCGGAGAGGTCCAACGCAATATTCGGATCCACACGCTAGTGAAAAACGTTCCACTTCCCACCCCGGAAATCGCTACTACCTAGAAGGATTGCCATGGTACGCAAATATGTTCGCACTGCCCCATCCCCGACGGAAAACGCCCAAGCCCTTCGAATGGCCGACACGCCCAAGCGGTACCGATCGCGAGCGGCGAGCCTGCAACGGCATTGCCCGTTCCCGAGCGATTACAACCGCACGGATGAACGCAGCTACGAACGCTATAGGCACCTCGCACTAGATGCGTTGATGAAGTGGCATGGGGACAGTTTCGCCCACTGCAATGCCGTGGTGGATGAATGCATCGCCGCCCACGAACGCCTGATTGGAATGGGCAACCAATGCACGCCGAGCAGCTAGACACGCCCCTACCAAGCGATGCTGAGCAGTGCAGGAGGCTGTGGGCTCGGATTGAAGCCGACGGTCACTTTCGCGTGATCGGCATTCAGCAACACACCGAATACTATCGCTGGGTTGTGCAGATCGCGGTGCCCTGGTGCAGATTTGCCCGCGCCGTGGCAAGCCCAGAACAATACGTGGAGTTCGTTCAAAAGCTCCAGGATCACCTGGCAACATCTGTCGCCGCCACCAAGATCGTTGTTAATCCAGTGGATGCAGTAGCCGCGGTGGTTGCAGCTCCAAGCGAAGCCTCATCTGGCTGTAACCTAGAAACCCGGCAGCTATCCCTATTTGACTGAACGAGCGATGGAACAGGAAGAGATGGACCTTTGGCAGCGGTACGCTGTTGCGCGACGTGGCCGCTCGCCCAAGAAACGCGGCGAGTCGCTCGAGTTGCGGAATCAACTGGTTGAGCGGTACCAACATCTGGCCGAGGCTGCAGCTCGACGTGCCGCCCGCCGGATTCCGCTCGGTGTTGAATACGAAGAGCTATTGTCGCACGCCTACCTGGGCTTGATCGATGCGGTCGCGAGGTTCGATCCCGATCGAGGAATCGGCCCCAATACTTACATGCCTACGCGGATCCATTTCTCGATCACCGATTCGCTGCGCAAGTTGGACACGGTAAGTCGTACGGTCCGTGCGAAGCTCAAGAAGCGTAGGGCATTGGCGGAACAATTGGGGCATGAGCCCACGGACGACGAGGTGCAAGAACACCTGGGCTTTGTGATCCCTGCGGTACAGACCAAGTCTCTGGAGGCTGAATCGGATGCCAGCTCGAAGGGCTGGGGCAGGGGGGACACCCTGCGCGACCATATTGCCGATCGACATTCACCGCAGCAATTGAGCGACTGCAGCGAACTGCTCCGTGGACTCGACAAACGCGAGCGGTTGGTCGTGATGCTGTATTTCATGCATGGCTACCGCATGAAGGAAGTCGCCGAAACCATTGGTTTGAGCGAATCGCGCGTCAGTCAGATGATGACGGCACTGCGACCGAGATTGAAAGAAAACGCTGCGCGAGCGGCATAGATTGAAACTCAACGGCATGGAAGACAATGACACGAAACGAGAGAGGTAGGCAGGAACGCCCGCTAATCGATCTGGCCGAAGGTCGCGATCAAGACCTCCGGAGCGATCTGTACCTAGCATTCAAGCGGTGTGCAGGCTGGCGAAAGCCCAATAGTACCAATCTGCATGTGCGGGAGCTGCTGTTCTGGATCATGGCCTTGGACAGGGCCGGGCATGGGGTGCAGAAGAGCTACGACGAGATCGCCGATCGCCTGGAGCTGGCCAGCGGACGCTCGGCACGTCGCGTGATTGATCGAGCAGCCAAAGAGTTTCGATTGCTAGTGGTCACCGAATCACGGTATGAGCGAGGAGGACAGAACCCAAACCGATATTCGATCAACTGGGCTCGCGTACGAGACCTTCGCGATGGTGTTGAGGATGGAAATCCATGGGCCGAGCAACGGGCCGCTCAACAGCATCGCGAAGTTCCCGCCCCCCAAGAACCGGGTGACCGCTGCGGTCACCCGGCTGACCGCAGCGGACATGCGGGTGACCCCAGCGGTCACCCCTATAAGGAACATTCCAGAACTATTACCAGAAGTATTAATAAACACCCACACTCTCCCCTAGCGCCAACATCAACGGACGACTCCACGAGCGTTCGTCGGCCTCCACTCACGGAGGGGGAGGTGGTGAGTGTTTTTTTGAACCTTGGAGTTTTGAGGGCAGCGACACTCGTTGCCCAAGCTCTGGGGCGGGGCTGCGACACTCGCAGCCTGATGGCCATCGCCCGTTGGTACGATCGCTCACAGCGTCGGCACCCAACGCGATGGCGAAAGCCGTCTAGCGTGCTCATGATCCGGCTCACAGCCGCATGGCCCACGGTACCGGCGTGGAAATGCTGGACACCTGGCGAGCCGCTTCGTCGACACTCGGCGATCGATCGCGAA
Coding sequences within it:
- a CDS encoding site-specific integrase yields the protein MTSPAKIIDRPFLRLYDPETLSSPQSAWTLQKAFDDLRWPDCQKLKSASDGRRWMRFWQEFEAELCAAQRIVHPLSCADIGSRELKAFQLWMQEAGRFPPPKGASSINKAIREIILVLSLASQEGIEVQTVKQPKQLRTQARPRFYFDDSAVERLWDAASHVAWPPARVTSPRAGTTYRGSGVAPVVFWRSLLVLLRNYGMRVQDLVAYARHKSPLKWKDITFDPQSPNPESLESWPLGWLYYRASKTEESSGREYYLPMTPSARAAIDRMRAGAFAANGGTVPPDALVFNCPRSHGLTRQFKDLQSQGKVATRAGVPYVMEDFRKTVATYSSLIHDDLPHALCGWGGGGIKHKHYQQPEPLLVRKLSLCPLPECFGEWVDPNHVASVDAFLRSI
- a CDS encoding carbon storage regulator gives rise to the protein MLVLKRKPGESVEIEGGVRVIINRISGGNVSIGIEAPADVKILRTELGKFAEALATPEPPTPRRDYVTCFEPMRRAA
- a CDS encoding 5'-3' exonuclease H3TH domain-containing protein, whose amino-acid sequence is MEIYVDGSNLIHKLWHVCENVTQVVNGMQRQLSAIEREYKPDFLRVALDAPGGTWRHELVPTYKAQRGKKPEGLQTLLNSAEQLLGHWCTASVAGHEADDIIATWCHRANLSGTQAVIVSADKDLYQLLRKDLHVILRSFRTNVGKVTQEDWFNHDAFATRWAMLPVQWPQYRALVGDKSDNMPGVNSIGERYAMTLMGRYLTIEDCVTAIRRFETTGMPQKQERALLAAWDSGEVQRNIRIHTLVKNVPLPTPEIATT
- a CDS encoding sigma-70 family RNA polymerase sigma factor, which encodes MEQEEMDLWQRYAVARRGRSPKKRGESLELRNQLVERYQHLAEAAARRAARRIPLGVEYEELLSHAYLGLIDAVARFDPDRGIGPNTYMPTRIHFSITDSLRKLDTVSRTVRAKLKKRRALAEQLGHEPTDDEVQEHLGFVIPAVQTKSLEAESDASSKGWGRGDTLRDHIADRHSPQQLSDCSELLRGLDKRERLVVMLYFMHGYRMKEVAETIGLSESRVSQMMTALRPRLKENAARAA